A stretch of DNA from Deltaproteobacteria bacterium:
GAGCACGGCATCGCGCACCTCTTGCGCCTGCGCGCCGAGCGACGGGCGCTCGGGCAGGCGACCTTCGCGCTCATGGAGCACAACGTGCGTCTGCGGGACGAGATCCACCGCCTGCGCACCGACGACCTCTACCTGGAGGGCCTCGCCCGCCGCCAGCTCGGCCTGGTGCGACCGAACGAGTTCGTCTACCGCTTCCGCCGCGACTGATCCGGGGCCCGGCGCCATCGGCCTTCTCCCGCTGGCCCTTCTCCCGCCGGTCCTTCTCCCGCCGGTCCTTCTCCCGCCGGTCCTTCTCCCGCCGGTCCTTCTCCCGCCGGTCCTTCTCCCCTCAGCCCTCTTCCTCGCCCGTCGCGAACTCCTCGTACTCGTCCGCGTCCATCAGGTCCTCGAGCTCCGCCTCGTCCTGGATCTTGATCTCGACCAGCCAGCCCTCGTGGTAGGGGTCCTCGTTGACGATCGCGGGGTGGTCCTCGAGTTCGGTATTGATGGCGGTCACCGTCCCGGTCAGCGGCGAGAGCAGCTCCGATACCGTGCGTACGGACTCGAGCTCGCCGAACGGCTCGCCCTTCTCCACCTCGTCACCCACGTCGGGGAGCTCGACGGCGATGATCTCGCCGAGCTCGGCCTGGCCGTATTCGGAGATGCCGAGCTGCGCGCGGTTGCCCTCGACGCGCAGCCAGAGGTGATCCTCGGTGAACTTGAGAACGTCGGCCATGGTGACTCCCTCACGGACGGGAAAACGCAGGCTCGACTCGAGGCGGTTGCGGCCCTTATAGAGCGCGACGTCACCCTGTCAAGTGGAAATCTGGCGTGGGCGTCCCCCCGCGCCACCGCGCGGGGCGCCGCGCCGGCGCCCCGCTCCGCTCGCGCGGACCGCATCCCCCCCTGGGGAGGCCTACCCCACCGCCACCCGTCCGCCGCCTCCCAACAACGAGTTCGTTCTCCCGACCTCAGGAGCAGCCGCTGGTCGCTCCGCAGTTGAAGCATTTGTAGCAGGTGCCGTTGCGCACCATGAGCGCACCGCAGTCGGGGCAGCTCGGCGCGTCCGCCTGCGGGCTGAAGGTGATCGCGTGCCGGCCGGCCGTGTCGAGCACCGTCCCGCTCGTGAAGCCGATCGGGTGCGGTCCCGCCTGGGCGCGCGCCTGGGGCGAGGGACCCGCCACGGCGGTGACCGGGCCGGGCGCGGGGGGCGCCTCGCGCTCCACCAGGCCCACCGCGGCGCGTTGCTCCCCGGAGAGGAAGCGCGCGCCCAGGAAGCGGAAGATGTAGTCGATCAGGGACTTCGCCATCGGGATGTCGGGGTTCTTGGTGAAACCCGACGGCTCGAAGCGCACGTGGCTGAACTTCGAGACCAGCACCTCGAGCGGCACCCCGTACTGGAGCGCCATGGAGGTGAGCACGCCGATCGTGTCCATCAGGCCGGAGATCGTGCTCCCCTCCTTCGCCATCTTGATGAAGATCTCTCCCGGCCCCCCGTCCTCGAAGAAGCCGACGTGGAGGTAGCCCTCGTGCCCGGCGACGTCGAACTTGTGGCAGAGCGCCTGGCGGTCGTTCGGAAGCCGCCGCCGGACCGGCTCCGGCTTCCCCACCGCCGGGACGGCCGCGGCTTCCGCCCTCACCGGCTTCGCCGTGTTGAGCGGCTGCGTCTTCTTGCAGCCGTCGCGGTAGATCGCCACCGCCTTGAGCCGGAGCTTCCAGGCCTGGACGTATGCCTCCTCGATGTCCTCGACGGTGGCGTTCTCGGGCACGTTGATCGTCTTCGAGATGGCGCCCGAGATGAACGGCTGCACCGCCCCCATCATGCGGAGGTGCCCGAGGGGATGGATCGAGCGCGCGCCCCGTGCGGGCCTGAAGGCGCAGTCGAAGACCGGCAGGTGCTCGGGCTTGAGCGAGGGCGCGCCCTCGATGGTCTCCTGCTCGTCGACGTACTCGACGATCTCCTGGATCTCGCGCGCGTCGTAGCCCACGCGCCGGAGCGCCCGGGGCACCGTGTTGTTGATGATCTTCAGGACCCCGCCGCCGACCAGCTTCTTGTACTTGACGAGCGCGATGTCGGGCTCGACGCCCGTGGTGTCGCAGTCCATCATGAAGGCGATCGTGCCGGTGGGTGCCAGCACGGTCACCTGCGAGTTCCGCACCCCGTGGGCGCGCGCAGCCTCGCGTGCGCCGTCCCACGCCTCCCGCGCCGCGGCGAGGAGGTCGAGCGGCACGAGCGCCGGGTCGAGCTTGTAGGCGTGGGCGCGGTGCTTCTCGATCACCCCGAGCTGCGGCTCGCGGTTCCTGGCGTAGCCCGTGTAGGGCCCGAGCACGGCGGCGAGGGCGGCCGAGTGCCGGTACGCCTCGCCGCACATGAGCGCGGTTACGGCCGCGGCGTACTCGCGCCCCGCGTCCGAGTCGTAGGGCAGGCCGAGCGACATCAAGAGCGCGCCCAGGTTCGCGTAGCCGAGGCCGAGCTCGCGGTAGGCGTGCGCGGTGCCCGCGATCTCGGGCGTGGGGTAGCTCGAGCGGTCGATCACGATGTCCTGCGCGGCGATGATGATGTCGACCGCGTGCCGGAAGGCGGCGACGTCGAAACTCCCGTCCGGCTCGACGAACTGCATCAGGTTCAGGCTGGCGAGGTTGCAGGCGCTGTCGTCGAGGTGCATGTATTCACTGCACGGATTGGACGCGTTGATGCGCCCCGTGTTCGGGCAGGTGTGCCAGTCGTTGATGGTGGTATCGAACTGCATGCCCGGGTCGCCGCACTGCCAGGTGGCCTCGGCGATCAGGCCGAGGAGGTCACGCGCCGGGCGCGTCTCGGCGACCGCCCCGTTGGTGACGTAGCGCGTGCTCCATGGCCGGCCCTCGAGCGCCGCGTGCATGAAGTCGTCGGTCACGCGCACCGAGTTGTTGGCGTTCTGGAAGAAGATCGAGCCGTAGGCGGACCCGTCGAGCGAGGCGTCGTAGCCGGCGGCGATGAGCGCCCACGCCTTGCGCTCCTCCTCCGCCTTGCAGCGGATGAAGTCGACGATGTCGGGGTGGTCGGCGTTGAGCACGACCATCTTGGCCGCGCGCCGGGTCTTGCCGCCCGACTTGATCACCCCGGCCGAGGCGTCGGCCGCGCGCATGAAGGACACCGGCCCCGAGGCCGTGCCCCCCCCGCCCAGCCGCTCCTTCGCGGAGCGCAGCCGCGAGAGGTTCACGCCCGAGCCGGAGCCCCCTTTGAAAATGATCCCCTCCTTGCGATACCAGTCCAGGATCGAGTCCATGGTGTCGTCGACGGAGAGGATGAAGCAGGCCGAGCACTGCGGCTTCGGCTCGACGCCCATGTTGAACCACACCGGGCTGTTGAAGGAGGCCTTCTGGTGGAGGAGGAGATGGGTCAGCTCGTCGGCGAACGCCGCCCGATCGCCCGGCGTGGCGAAGTAGCCCTGCGCCTCGCCCCACTCGCCGATCGTGCCGACCACGCGGCCGACGAGCTGCCGCACGCTGCGCTCGCGCTGCGGCGTGCCGAGCGGGCCGCGGAAGTACTTCGACACCACGACGTTGGTGGCGAGCTGCGACCACGGCTTCGGCACCTCGACGTCGCGTTGCTCGAAGACGGTCTCGCCGCCCTCGCCGGAGATGACCGCCGAGCGGATCTCCCACTCGACCGTCTCGTAGGGGTCGGTCCCCGCCGGGACGAAGCGCCGCGCGACGGCGAGGCCGCGCCGCGCCGCGCCGTCCGCAGGGGGCGCCTGAGCTCCCCCCTCCCGTACCACCGGCTCCGTCGCCATGCTCAACCCCCCCCTGGTACTGCCCCGTATATTGCGGTGCGGGTGCTCATATACCACCACATCTTGTGCTGTCAAGGATTTTTTTCAAGTGCCCGCGCGGCGGCCGCCTGCTGATCGCCCGGTCCGCCTCGGCGACGTGCTGCGCGCGGCGCTCGAGCGTCTTCCCGACGCCGAGCGGCTCGCCGATCACGCCCTGTGGGCGCACTGGGACGCGGTCGTCGGGCCCACCATCGCACTCCACGCGCGCCCCGAACGCATGCGGCGCGGCGTGCTCTTCGTGGCGGTCGACAGCCCGGAGTGGATGCAGGAGCTCCAGTTCCTCAAGCACGAGCTACGCGAGCGGCTGAACCTGCGGCTCGGACGCCCCGCCGTGCGCGCGCTCTTCCTCGTGCTCGCGGGCGGGGCCTAGACGCACCCGCTCCGTCGCGGCGACCGCCTGCGCGACCAGGGCGAGAGCATCGAAGCGCGCCTCGAGCGCGAGCACCTCGCCCGGCGCGGCGCGCGTGGCCGGATGGCGCGGCGTGAAGAGGGTGCAGCAGTCCTGGTCGGGGATGATCGAGGTCTCGAAGGTCCCGATGCGCGCCGCCTCGGCGACGATCTCGCTCTTGTCCATGCCGAGCAGCGGGCGGAGCACGGGCAGCCGCGCCGCCTCGCCGATCACGGCCAGGTTGGCGAGCGTCTGCGAGGCCACCTGCCCCAGGCTGTCGCCGGTCACCAGCGCCTCGGCACCCGCCGCGCGCGCCAGCGCCTCCGCGATGCGGAGCATCATGCGCCGGTAGAGCACGACGCGGAGCGGGCGCGCCACGGCGGCCACGATCCGGCGCTGCACCTCGCCGAAGGGCACCAGGAAGAGGTCCGCCTCGAGCCCCCAGCCGGCGAGCAGCCGCGCGAGCTCGTGCGCCTTCTCCTGGCTGGTGCGGTCGAGGAACGGCACGCTGTGGAAGTGGACCAGGTCGACGCGGCACCCGCGCCGCATCATGCGCCAGGCCGCCACCGGCGAGTCGATGCCGCCCGAGAGGAGCGCCAGCACCCGTCCGCTCGTCCCGACCGGCAGCCCGCCCGCGCCCGGCACCTTCTCGACCGCGAAGAAGGCGCGTCCGGGCAGGATGTCGACCGCGACCGTGAGCGCGGCGGCGTCCAGGTCGACCGCCGCCCCGGTGGCTGCCTGGATCATGCGCCCGAGCACGGCGTTCACCTCGGGCGAGGTCAGCGCGAAGCGCTTGTCGCTGCGCTTGGTGCGGACCCGGAAGCTCGACACCGCCACGCCCCGCAGCCGCGCGACGATCGCCTCGCCGAGGCGCGCGACCTGGGCCGGCGCGTCGCCCGCGCGGGTGTCGATCGCGAGCTCGTGCGCGAGCGCGAAGTTGACGATCCCGAACACGCGTGCGAGGCGGTCGCGCACCGCGGGCCAGGCCGCCCGGTCGGCGAGCGGCAGGAGAAGCCGCGCCGAGGCGCGGCGCACGGGCCCGACCGGGAGCCCCGCGGTGGCGCGCTCCACGTTCTCCACCAGGCGGCGCACGAAGAAGGGCCGGTTGCGCCCCTTGAGCGCGATCTCGTGATAGCGGAGGACGATCGTGACGGTCGTGTGGGCGGCCGCGCCCATGGAGCTGTCATACCACAGATGCTAGGAGTGCGCTGTGACCGAGGCGCTCGTGACCGCCCTCGCCGCCGCGCTCGCTGGACGGGACCGCATCGTCCTCGCGCCCCCCGGAAAGACGGTCGCCGCCGTGCTCGTGCCGCTCCTGGGCGTCGAAGGCGAGCCGAGCCTGCTCTTCACGCGGCGCTCGACCCTCCTGCCGCACCATCAGGGCCAGATCGCGTTCCCCGGCGGCCGCCATCAGCCGGACGAGGACGCGGATCTGGCGGCGACCGCGCTGCGCGAGGCGCAGGAGGAGATCGGCCTCGATCCCGCCCACGTGCGTCTGCTCGGCCCGCTCGACGACCTCGAGACGGAGGCGACCCGCTTCGTCATCACCCCCTTCGTGGGCGTCGTGCCCCACCCCTACGACTTCCGGCCCTGCCCGGACGAGGTGGACGCCATCTTCACCGTCCCCGTGCGCCGCCTGCGCGCGCCCGACGCGCTCCGCCGGGAGTTGTGGGACTTCGGCGGCCGCAAGGTGCCGATCGACACGTATCCGGTGGACGGGCACGTCATCTGGGGCGCGACCCAGCGAATCACGCAGAACCTGCTCGCCGTGCTGGGCGACGTCGCATAGGCTCCCCGGATGCGCCGCTTCGCCGTCGTCCTCGTGCTCGCCGCGCTGGTCGCGCTCCTGGTGACGCGCGCGGAGCCCCTGGCGCCGTCGGTCACGCTCGAGACGCCGGTCGACTTCGTCGGCCGGGCCACGCCGCTCAGGATCGTGGCGCGCGACCGCGGCTCCGGCCTGGCCCACGTCGAGGTCCGCCTCGTGCCGGAGGGCGGACAGCCGGTCGTCGTCGCGAGCGAGGACTATCCGCGCCGCTCCTGGCTGGGGAGCGGCGTGCACGAGACGGTGCTCGCGCCGACGCTCGATGCCGGGGCGGCGCACGCGCGCGAGGGCCGCGCCCAGCTCGAGATCTGGGCCAGCGACCACTCCTGGCTGGCGGCCTTCCGTCGCGAGCCCCGCTTGAGGCGCGCGGTCACCGTCGACGTGACGCCGCCGCTCCTCGAAGTGATGCCGGGCGAGCACGTGGCACGCGTGGGCGGCTCCGAGTGCGCCGTCTACCGCGTCGGCCCCGACGCGGTCCGCAGCGGCGTGCAGGTGGGCGACGAGTTCTTCCCGGGCGTGGCCGGCTACTTCGCCGACTCGGGGCTCCGTGTGGCCGTCTTCGCGCTGCCGCAGCACGAGCCCGACGCGCGCCCCGCGGTGCTGGCCGCCGACGCGGCGGGGAACGCGCGCACGGTCAACATGGGCGTCAGGGTGACCCCGCGCCGCTTCGCCGAGAAGACGATGCCGGTCAGCGACGACTTCCTCTCGCGCAAGGTCCCCGAGCTGCTCGCCGCCAACAACCTCGATCAGTCGGGCGACCTGGTGGAGGGGTATCTCCGCATCAACCGCGAGCTGCGCGCCGCGACCGAGGTCCGCGTGCGCCAGGCGTGCCGGGACAGCGCTCCGACGCCGCTCTGGCAGGACGCATTCCTCCGCCTTCCCAACTCCGCCCCGCTCTCCGGCTTCGCCGACCGCCGCAGCTACGTGCACGACGGTAAGACGATCGACCAGCAGACCCACCTGGGCTTCGACCTGGCCTCGCTGCGGGGCAGCCCGGTGCCGGCGGCGAACGCGGGCCGCGTCGTCTTCGCCGGCCCGCTCGGCATCTACGGCAACGCGGTCATCATCGACCACGGCCTCGGCGTCTTCTCGCTCTACGGGCACCTGAGCGAGATCGGGGTCACGGCGGGCGCCCAGGTCGGGCGCGGCGACACGATCGGCAAGACGGGGGACACGGGGCTCGCCGCCGGCGACCACCTGCACTTCAGCATGATGATCCACGGTGTGCACGTGGACCCGGTCGAGTGGTGGGACGCGCACTGGATGCAGGACCACGTCGAGATGCGCCTCGCCGAGTATCCGCGCGCGGCGAGCGGCGGCCCGTGAGCGCGCGCGGCGAGCAGGCGGCCGCCGCCACGCTCGCGCGCCTCGGCCTCGACCTCGAGGCGGTGCGCGCCGGCCGGGTGGGGGTCGACGCGCTCGCTCCGCTGCTCGCCGGCAGCGACGGCGCGGCGCTCGCGGCCGCCCTCGGCGAGCTTCCGAGCCCGGAGGTGGCGGCCCTGCTGGTGGCGCTCGAGCCGCACGCGGGCGAGCGCGCCGTGCGCAAGGAGATCCGCCGCTCCCTCTACCGCGTGGGGCAGCGCGGTGTGCCCGTCCCCGCGCCGCCCGCCCCCGCCGCTGCCCCGCGCACCCCCCCGGCGCCCGAGGCGGAGGGCCTCCTCTCGCTCTTCGACGGCGGCGGCGACCGCCTCATCTGGATCATCCGCCCGCTCCCGACCGGCGCCCTCCTGATCGCAGCGCAGGTGAACGAGCCCGAGGGCCTGCGCGAGGTGAGCGCCGGCGAGGCGAGCCGGAAGCAGATCCGCGCCGCCCGGCAGCAGCTCGAGGCCGAGTCCGGCCTGCGTCTCGTCGCGGCCGACTGGCGCACGCTCGACGCGCTCCTGGTCGAGGCGCACGTGCGCGCGGGCGGCGGGACGGCGCGCGAGCGCGACTACCTGCGTCTCCGCCCGCGGCTCACGCACGAGCCGCCGCGGCCGCCCGCCGAGCCGGTCTCGGCGCAGGTCACGGCGCCGAGCGCCGAGGAGAGCGCCGCGCTGGCCGCCGGCTCGGCCGCGCTCCTGGAGGAGCCCGAGCTCGCGCCCTGGGTCCCCGCGCCCGAGGCCGCCGCGCCCTTCGTCGAGGAGATCGCCCGGCTGCGCGAGAGCCCGCTCGTGCTCTCCCGCCTGGCCCAGGAGGAGCGGGTGCGCGAGGTCCTCCGCCGCGCCGCCGCGACCCTCTTCCCGCCCGCCGTCCTCGCGCGGCGGCTCGAGGGCACCGCCTACCTGCTCGCCGAGACGGGCCGCGCGCTCGCCGCCCGCCGCGCCCTCGCCGTGGCGCAGCTCCTGGGCGCGCGCCCCGCCGCCGCGCTGGACGTCCCGCTCGTCGCGCTGCTGGCCGAGCGCGCCGTGGGCAGCCTCCTCGCCCAGGCGACGGCCCGCACCGAGGAGGAGCGCCGCGGGGCGCTCGTGGTCACGCCCGGCCAGTTCCTCAGAGATCGAGCGTCATCCCGTCGCGCGCGCACTCCAGGGTGAGCTCGCCCAGGTGCGCGAGCGGCTCGCTGCCCAGGTGCGAGAGGACGAGCCGCCGGCAGCCCAGGTCGCGCGCGCGGGCGGCGATCTCCGGGTAGGAGATGTGGATGTCGAGGCGCGTCTCGTAGGTCGAGCACTCGCACAGGAAGAGGTCCGCGCCGCGCGACTGCGCCACGAACTCCTCGGTCCACGCCGAGTCGCCCGAGTAGACGATGGTGCGCCCGTCGACCTCGATGCGGTAGCCGAAGGCGAGCAGCTCCTTCACGTGCCGCACGACGAAGGGCAGTACGCGCACCCCGTCCACCGTATGGGCCGTGCCCGCCCCGAGCTCCTCGTAGCGCACGGCGAACGGGAGCGGCTCCGAGGCGATGCGCTCGTAGAGGGCGGCGAACAGGCCGCGCACGCGCCGCTCCGTCCCCGGCGGCCCGTACACGGCGAGCGGACGCGAGCGCGGCTCCTCGTAGCGGTACTCCATGAACAGGAAGGGCACGCCCCCGAAGTGATCGCCGTGCAGGTGCGAGAGGAGGACGAAGTCCACGGCGCCCGGGTCGCGGCCGCTGCGCTTGAGCGACTGCAGGACGGTCGGCCCGCAGTCGAGGAGGAAGGTGCGGCCCGGCGCCTCCACCAGATAGGCGCTGTGCAGTCTGCCGCCCGACCCGAAGGCGTCACCGGACCCGAGTACGGTCACGCGAACCACTTGCCCGACCTTGTCCTGCCAACGCACAGGCGTGGACCGCCGCCGTCAGGCGCGCGTCGAGTGCGGACTCGGACCCGAGGACGGCAGGCGCCACGGCTGCGTGGCATGCCCCTTGCTCTTCCTTTTGAATAGATAATCGAGCGAGCCCGCAATGGCCAGAGGCGCATGTACGCCGCACCAGCAGGGACCGCGCTGCACGCAGTCGGGTATGGATGGCACGTCATGGAGGTGACGGGCACGGCGATGCTCCTCGGCTGGATCGCGGAGCGGGTGCTCGACACGGGGATCCGCATCCCGGGCATCGGCGCGGCCGCGGGCGTATGCGGCTACTACTTCGGGGCCTGGCTCTGGGACCTGACCGGGTGGAGCGACGGCCCGCTGATCGCCGGCTTTCCGATCGTGCCCACCTTCGCGGGCGCGCTCGCCGTGTGCGGGTTCCTGAAGCTGGTCGGCCTCGCCGCCGACCACCCGCGCTGGTAGCGACCGCGCTACCCACCCGGCTTGCCCGCCTGGTGCTCCGCGCGGTCGAGCTCGCGCTGGAGCTCGCCGAAGCGGCGCTCGAGCTCGCCGAACGACGCCTCCATGCGGCTCGCGCGGCTGATGACGTCGTCGAGCTGGCGGCCGAGCTGGTCGCGCTGCTGCTCGACCTCACGCAGACGGCGCTCGAGGTCCTGCATCGGCTCGGTGCGGCGGATCATGAAGTCGCCGGCGCCGGAATGGATCAGGTAGAGGACGCTCCCGGTGCCCAGCATGAAGCCCAGGAGCAGCGCGAAGAGGAAGCGGATCACTGCCATCGTCACTCCCGCTCCGCCGCCCGGCGCAGCTCGCGCACCACGACCTGGAGCGCGGCGAGACTCGTGCGCGGCGCGGCGCGGAGATCTCGGATCAGGTCCTGCACCTTGCCGAGCGACCGCGGCGCGGCCGCGCCGTCCCCGCCCTCGAGCGCGAGCCGGGCGAGCCCGCGGCGCGCGCGCAGCACGTCCTCGACCAGGCCCTCGACGGCCCGCTCCTGCCAGCGGTCGTCCTCCGCCGCCTCGGCGAGGCGCGTCCACAGCCAGGCGAAGTCGAGCTGCTGGCCGAGCCCATAGTAGCGAGTGGCCGCCGCCTCGGGATCGACGCCGGCCGCGCGCGCGACCGTGATCACGTCGAGCGCGCCGACGAGCCAGTCGGCGGTGGCGAGGTCGTGCGCGAGCGCCACCGGCAGGCCGGCGATCTCGAGCTCCGAGCGCAGCCTCGCAAAGGCCTCCGCCTCCGCCCCGGCGATCCACTCGGGCAGCCGCCCGCGCACGCGCGCGGTCGCGTCGCCCAGCTCGGCCGCCAGCTCGGCCGCCGGGCGCGCGGGGTCGGTGTTGGCGAGGATCCACTTGGTCACGCGCTCCGAGGTGCGCTCGAGGACGAGCCGGCACGTGGTCTCGACCTCCAGCGCGAAGCCGCCGTCCTCGATGGCCCGGGCGAGCGCGGCGCCCCCCGCCACCGCCCAGGCGATCGTCCAGGCGCGCGCCGCTTCCGCGACCGACCTCCCGGTGTCGCGGGTCACGCGCTGCACGAAGGTGGCCCCCATCTCGTCGACCAGCGTGTTGGCGAGCGCGGTGGCCACGATCTCGCGCCGGAGCGGGTGGGCTCGCACCGCGTCGGGGAAGCGCTCGGCCACGGCGCCGGGGAAGTAGCCGACGAGATGGGGCTCGACGAGCGGGTCGTCGGGGAGCGGCGAGGCGAGGAGCGCGTGCTGGAGGTGGATCTTCGCGTACGCCATCAGCACCGCGAGCTCCGGGCGCGTGAGCCCGGGGTAGACGGCGCGGCGGGCGCGGAGCGTGTCCGCGTCGGGCAGCGCCTCGAGGGCCCGGTCGAGCCCCGCTGCGCGCCCGAGCTCGGCCATCAGCTCGCGGAAGTCGGCGAGGCGGCGGCGGCTCCGCACCTGGTCGAGGGAGAGGAGCCGGCTCTGGGCGCGGTTGTGGGCGAGGACGCGCGCCACGACCTCGTCGGTCACCTCGGCGAGGAGCGCGTTGCGCGCCTCCGGCGTGAGCCGCCCGTCCTCGACCGCCGCCCGGAGGCAGATCTTGAGGTTCACCTCGTGGTCGGACATGTCGACGCCCGCGGAGTTGTCGACGGCGTCGGTGTCGATCCGCCCGCCGGCGAGCGCGTACTCGATCCGCGCCCGCTGCGTGAACCCCAGGTTACCGCCCTCGGCGACCACCTTGGCGCGCAGCGCGCTCGCCTTCACGCGCACCGGGTCGTTGACGGCGTCGTGCACCTGGGCGTCCGTCTCGTCGGTCGCGGCGACGTACGTGCCGATGCCGCCATTCCAGAGGAGGTCCACGTCGAGCGCGAGCACCGCCTGCACCAGGCGCTCGCCGGTCACGGCCGGGTCGCCGAGCCCGAGCATCGCCTGCGCCTCGGGCGAGAGGCTGACGCGCTTCGCCGCGCGCGGCAGGACGGCGCCGCCGGGCGAGAGCACGGCCGGGTCGTAGGCGTCCCAGCCCTTGCCCGCGCGGAAGAGCCGCTCGCGCTCGGCGAAGCTGAGCGCCGGATCGGGCGACGGGTCGAGGAAGACGTGCACGTGGTTGAAGGCCGCGCGGAGCCGGAGGTGCGGCGAGCGGAGGAGCCCGTTGCCGAACACGTCGCCCCCCATGTCGCCGATGCCGGCGACGGTGAGCGGCGCCGTGTCGGCGTCCACGGCGAGCTCGCGGAAGTGTGTCCGCACGCACTCCCAGACGCCGCGCGCCGTGATGCCGAGCGCCTTGTGGTCGTAGCCGTGCGCGCCCCCCGAGGCGAAGGCGTCGCCCAGCCAGAAGCCGTACTCGGCCGCGACCGCGTTGGCGACGTCGGAGAGGGCCGCCGTGCCCTTGTCGGCCGCCACCACCAGGTACGGATCCTCCTCGTCGTGGATGACGAGCCCGCGCGGATGGACGACGCGGCCCGCGACCAGGTTGTCGGTGAGGTCGAGGAGCCCGCGCACGAGCGTCGTGTACGCCTCGACCACGGGCGTCTTTCCCTTGACGACGAAGCCGCCCTTCGCCCCGGTCGGGACGATGAGCGCGTTCTTGACGGTCTGCGTCTTCATGAGGCCCAGGATCTCGGTGCGGAAGTCCTCGGGGCGGTCGCTCAGGCGGATGCCGCCGCGGGCGACCAGGCCCGCGCGGAGATGGATGCCCTCCATGGTCGGGGCGTGGACGTAGATCTCGTAGCACGGGCGCGGCGGCGGGAGGTGGACCAGGTCGGCGGCGCGGATCTTGATCGCGATGTGGTCGCACTCCGGCCCGGGGGCGTAGAAGTTGGTGCGCACCGTCGCGTCGACGATGTCCCCGAGCGCGCGCAGGAGAAGGTCCTCGCGCAGCGCCTGCACGCCGTCGAGGCTCTCGACGAAGCGCTGGCGGAGCGCCGCCGGGTCCTCGGCGGCGGCGTCGGGCTGGAAGCGGGCCGCGAAGCGCGCGAAGAGAAGGCGCGCCGGCTCGGGGTGGTCGGCGAGCGCCGCGATGGCCGCCGCGCGCGTGGCGAGCCCGACCTGCACGGCGTACCCGCAGTAGCTCCTGAGGCAGGCGACGGCGCGCCAGTCGAGGCCGGCCTCGATCACCAGCCGATTCAGCGCGTCGCTCTCGGCCCGCCCGGCGCCGAGCGCGAGCAGCGCGCCCGTGAGCCGCGGCCCCACCACCTCCGGGTCGAGCCGGCGCCCGGCGCGATCCTGCACGAAGAAGGTCTGCACGCTCTGCCGCGGCGCCCCCGCCGGCGTGACGCTCTCCTGGTCCTCCGCGAGCACGCGCAGCCCCAGGTTCTCC
This window harbors:
- a CDS encoding MBL fold metallo-hydrolase; the encoded protein is MRWQDKVGQVVRVTVLGSGDAFGSGGRLHSAYLVEAPGRTFLLDCGPTVLQSLKRSGRDPGAVDFVLLSHLHGDHFGGVPFLFMEYRYEEPRSRPLAVYGPPGTERRVRGLFAALYERIASEPLPFAVRYEELGAGTAHTVDGVRVLPFVVRHVKELLAFGYRIEVDGRTIVYSGDSAWTEEFVAQSRGADLFLCECSTYETRLDIHISYPEIAARARDLGCRRLVLSHLGSEPLAHLGELTLECARDGMTLDL
- a CDS encoding septum formation initiator family protein → EHGIAHLLRLRAERRALGQATFALMEHNVRLRDEIHRLRTDDLYLEGLARRQLGLVRPNEFVYRFRRD
- a CDS encoding DUF721 domain-containing protein; this encodes MLNPPLVLPRILRCGCSYTTTSCAVKDFFQVPARRPPADRPVRLGDVLRAALERLPDAERLADHALWAHWDAVVGPTIALHARPERMRRGVLFVAVDSPEWMQELQFLKHELRERLNLRLGRPAVRALFLVLAGGA
- a CDS encoding CoA pyrophosphatase, whose amino-acid sequence is MTEALVTALAAALAGRDRIVLAPPGKTVAAVLVPLLGVEGEPSLLFTRRSTLLPHHQGQIAFPGGRHQPDEDADLAATALREAQEEIGLDPAHVRLLGPLDDLETEATRFVITPFVGVVPHPYDFRPCPDEVDAIFTVPVRRLRAPDALRRELWDFGGRKVPIDTYPVDGHVIWGATQRITQNLLAVLGDVA
- the thiI gene encoding tRNA 4-thiouridine(8) synthase ThiI, translated to MGAAAHTTVTIVLRYHEIALKGRNRPFFVRRLVENVERATAGLPVGPVRRASARLLLPLADRAAWPAVRDRLARVFGIVNFALAHELAIDTRAGDAPAQVARLGEAIVARLRGVAVSSFRVRTKRSDKRFALTSPEVNAVLGRMIQAATGAAVDLDAAALTVAVDILPGRAFFAVEKVPGAGGLPVGTSGRVLALLSGGIDSPVAAWRMMRRGCRVDLVHFHSVPFLDRTSQEKAHELARLLAGWGLEADLFLVPFGEVQRRIVAAVARPLRVVLYRRMMLRIAEALARAAGAEALVTGDSLGQVASQTLANLAVIGEAARLPVLRPLLGMDKSEIVAEAARIGTFETSIIPDQDCCTLFTPRHPATRAAPGEVLALEARFDALALVAQAVAATERVRLGPAREHEEERAHGGASEPQVQPLA
- the gcvH gene encoding glycine cleavage system protein GcvH yields the protein MADVLKFTEDHLWLRVEGNRAQLGISEYGQAELGEIIAVELPDVGDEVEKGEPFGELESVRTVSELLSPLTGTVTAINTELEDHPAIVNEDPYHEGWLVEIKIQDEAELEDLMDADEYEEFATGEEEG
- a CDS encoding M23 family metallopeptidase, with protein sequence MRRFAVVLVLAALVALLVTRAEPLAPSVTLETPVDFVGRATPLRIVARDRGSGLAHVEVRLVPEGGQPVVVASEDYPRRSWLGSGVHETVLAPTLDAGAAHAREGRAQLEIWASDHSWLAAFRREPRLRRAVTVDVTPPLLEVMPGEHVARVGGSECAVYRVGPDAVRSGVQVGDEFFPGVAGYFADSGLRVAVFALPQHEPDARPAVLAADAAGNARTVNMGVRVTPRRFAEKTMPVSDDFLSRKVPELLAANNLDQSGDLVEGYLRINRELRAATEVRVRQACRDSAPTPLWQDAFLRLPNSAPLSGFADRRSYVHDGKTIDQQTHLGFDLASLRGSPVPAANAGRVVFAGPLGIYGNAVIIDHGLGVFSLYGHLSEIGVTAGAQVGRGDTIGKTGDTGLAAGDHLHFSMMIHGVHVDPVEWWDAHWMQDHVEMRLAEYPRAASGGP
- a CDS encoding vitamin B12-dependent ribonucleotide reductase, whose product is MATEPVVREGGAQAPPADGAARRGLAVARRFVPAGTDPYETVEWEIRSAVISGEGGETVFEQRDVEVPKPWSQLATNVVVSKYFRGPLGTPQRERSVRQLVGRVVGTIGEWGEAQGYFATPGDRAAFADELTHLLLHQKASFNSPVWFNMGVEPKPQCSACFILSVDDTMDSILDWYRKEGIIFKGGSGSGVNLSRLRSAKERLGGGGTASGPVSFMRAADASAGVIKSGGKTRRAAKMVVLNADHPDIVDFIRCKAEEERKAWALIAAGYDASLDGSAYGSIFFQNANNSVRVTDDFMHAALEGRPWSTRYVTNGAVAETRPARDLLGLIAEATWQCGDPGMQFDTTINDWHTCPNTGRINASNPCSEYMHLDDSACNLASLNLMQFVEPDGSFDVAAFRHAVDIIIAAQDIVIDRSSYPTPEIAGTAHAYRELGLGYANLGALLMSLGLPYDSDAGREYAAAVTALMCGEAYRHSAALAAVLGPYTGYARNREPQLGVIEKHRAHAYKLDPALVPLDLLAAAREAWDGAREAARAHGVRNSQVTVLAPTGTIAFMMDCDTTGVEPDIALVKYKKLVGGGVLKIINNTVPRALRRVGYDAREIQEIVEYVDEQETIEGAPSLKPEHLPVFDCAFRPARGARSIHPLGHLRMMGAVQPFISGAISKTINVPENATVEDIEEAYVQAWKLRLKAVAIYRDGCKKTQPLNTAKPVRAEAAAVPAVGKPEPVRRRLPNDRQALCHKFDVAGHEGYLHVGFFEDGGPGEIFIKMAKEGSTISGLMDTIGVLTSMALQYGVPLEVLVSKFSHVRFEPSGFTKNPDIPMAKSLIDYIFRFLGARFLSGEQRAAVGLVEREAPPAPGPVTAVAGPSPQARAQAGPHPIGFTSGTVLDTAGRHAITFSPQADAPSCPDCGALMVRNGTCYKCFNCGATSGCS